CTCGTCTGTATTTACTCCCCTAGAAGTAAAATCGGACAAAACCGGGCATTAAGTGCGAGTTTTTAGTTATATCTAGCAAAACTTTAGCTAAGAGGCACTGGTGGAGATCTATGTCATCATGTTGGAATTATATGATTCTTTTCACCTTTTTATGGGGTTGTGGTTAAGGGTAATCATTTTCGTGATCTGTCTCAATAAAACCGATAGTGTGCTATTGCATCACAGTGGGTAAAGTTATAACACAGTGGTGATGACCAGTGTTCCCCTGGGGCATCTTTTAAAAGAAAAGATATGCCGAAGCCAAACTTGGCTCGCGCGAGCTGCGCATTGTACTGGTTGTTTGCCAAACCTATTTGCCCAAAGATACAAGGTGGTGAAATGGACATGGTCCATACCAAGAAGTTAATCGCTGTTCTCGGCGTCGCCGCACTAGGATTGAGTGCTTGCTCGAGCGACTCTTCTAGTTCTTCTGCTAGCTCTGATTCCTCTTCTGGTGAGAAGACCCAGAACGTGACTTTGGCTGTGTGGACTGCACAAGAAGAGCAGAGCGATTCTAATTCTTGGTTGCAGACAATGCAGCGAGAATTTGAAAAACAAAATCCTAACTACAACATCACCTGGAAGAACTCTGTTGTTCCAGCTGCTGATGCCGGTACCACGGTAAACCAGGATCCTTCCGCAGCTGCAGACGTCTATGTTTTTGCTAATGACCAGCTAGGTGCCTTACTTGATTCTGGCGCTATTGGTGCGCTTTCTGACGATGGCCAAGCACAGCTGAACGAACAAGGTTCTGAGACTATGGTTGCCTCGGTAACCGGTCAAGATGGCGATGTTTATGGTCTTCCTTATGAGCCAAACACCTGGTTCATGTACTACAACAAGTCTAAGCTCAGCGAGGATGATGTTAAGAGCTTTGACACCATGTTAGAAAAAGCTCGCGTCTCCTTCCCAATGTCAAACTCCTGGTATCTTCCAGCTTTCTATGCTGCAGCAGGTGCAACCTTCTTTGGCGAGGACGGCCTCGATAAGGATGCTGGTATTAATCTCGGCGACCGAGCAACGGAAGTTACTGAATACCTGACCACTGTTGTTTCAAACCCGAACTTCGTTAACGACGTCGATGGTGCCGGTATCGGTGGCCTCGCTAATGGCAACGTTGATGTTGTATTCTCCGGTGCTTGGGACGCTAAGAACGTCCAGGAAGCACTAGGGGACAACTATGGTGTTGCATCTCTACCTACCTACACACTCGGTGGCGAGGAACTACAACTTAAGGCATTCTCCGGTTCCAAGGCTGTTGCCTATAACCCAAACACGGCAAACCCACGGGTTGCTTCCGAGTTCGCTGCATTCCTTGCTTCGAGTGACTCTCAGCTCACTCACTTCGAACTTAATGGTGTTATCCCAGCCGACAAGACACTAGCTGCTGATTCCACTATTTCTTCTGATCCAGTATCGGTAGCTTTGCTTGAAACCGTCAGTGATGCTTCCATTTTGCAGCCAACCTTTAAGGCTATGTCTCAGTTCTGGGATCCAACTGAGAACTTCGGTAAGGCATTGGTGAACAAGGAAGTCACCGCGGCTAATGCTGCCGAGAAGATCGATGCATTGAGCACCAGCTTAAAGCAACTCTAAATAGCTTCATGACTATGTGATGAGCCCAGAACTTTCGGTACCTATTGTTGGTCTGGGCTCATTATCATGACTGCTCTTATTATGCGCGCATCGTGGGGTATCCCATGAGCGTCGCTCGTTATATGTCGTTGAAAAAGAATGAAGGAGGGAGGAAAGACTCATGACTGCTCCAGCAATTGAACAGCAAGAGCCACTGGTCGTGCCCACAAAACCTATAAAGAAGCAGAAGAAGCGTGGCGCAAAACGTAGCGATGCGCCTAGCCCTTATCGTATCTCTCAAGCTTGGTCACAGGGAGATATAAAAACAAAGCTTTCATTAGTTATTTTTGGTCTAGGCAATATTACCCGTAAGCAGTACACAAAGGGTATCGCTTTTCTCGCCATAGAACTTATTGCCTTATACGCTTTTTTCACTAAAGGAATTCCTGCGCTTAAGGAATTACCATCCTTAGGTACCGGTGAACAGACTCGTGTCAAAGTTGATGGATTCTGGACCTACCAAAATAGTGATCCATCAGTAGTTATTTTGCTTGGTGGAGTAGCTTCTGTCTTCCTCACCCTCGTCTTTATTTGGTTTGCAACTATTGCCTTGCGCAGTGGCTATAAAGCACAGGTATTTGAGCAAAAACGAGGTAGTGCTCGCTCGCTAAAAGAAGACCTTCATGCATTAACTGATGATGATGCCCCAATTTTGCTGATGAGTCTGCCAGTAGCTGGCATCCTTATCTTTACGGTATTGCCCTTGGTGTTCATGATCTCCATGGCATTTACCAGCTACGATTCAAATCACGTTCAGAAGTTCGACTGGGTTGGGTTAGATAACTTCTACGCTGTGTTCTCCAATGAAGGTGGCGCTGTTAATGGCCGACTATTCCTTCAGGTTCTTACCTGGACTTTAGTGTGGGCATTTTTTGCTACCTTCTTGAACTACTTTGCGGGCATGGTCTTAGCGATGATCATTAACCGCAAAACCACTCGTGGTAAATCATTCTGGCGGGCAATTTTCTCCCTATCAGTGGCAGTGCCACAGTTCGTTACTTTGCTGATTATGCGCTCAATGCTGCAACCAGAAGGTATTATTAACCGGCTCTTGCAGGACTGGGGTTTGACGGATTCTGCACTACCATTTTTCACTGATGCCACATGGGCACGAGTTACCGTGATTCTTATCAACCTGTGGGTTGGTATTCCATACACCATTATGCAGGTCACCGGTATTTTGCAGAATATTCCAGGTGAACTCTATGAGGCAGCACGCCTTGATGGCGCTAACTGGTGGCAGATTTATCGCAATGTCACCTTGCCATACATGCTGTTTGTGACCACCCCGTACCTGATTACAACTTTCACCGCTAACGTTAATAACTTTAACGTGATTTATATGCTCTCTGGCGGAGACCCAACTCCAGTGGGCGCTTCTGCTGGTAAGACAGATCTTTTGATTACCTGGCTGTATAAACTAACCGTCGATCGTGGCGACTACAACCTGGGCGCAGTCATCGGTATTTTCACCTTCATTGTTCTCTCTGTGGTGGCTTTGATTACGTACCGCCGAAGCGGCTCGTACCGTAACGAGGAAGGATTCCAGTGATGACTATCGATCAAGATAAATATACGACCACAAACCAACGTCGTATGCGTCGGATCACTGATATTGTGGTGCATACCTTCCTTGGCATTCTAGCGTTTCTATGGATTATTCCTATCGTATGGGTCGTTGCAGAAAGTTTTAACGCTAACCCTGCTCCATACACCAATACGTTTTTCCCAACGGAATATAGCCTAGATAACTACACCAAACTTTTTACCGATACCCAGGTGTTGAACTTCCCGAAGATGTTCCTTAACACCCTGATTATCGCTATTTTTACTTGCTTGATCAGTGTTACCTTCGTGATGTTGGTTTCTTATTCGCTTTCGCGGATGCGCTTTAGCTTCCGTAAAGTCTATATGAATATTGCACTGATTTTGGGTATGTTCCCAGGCATTATGAGTGTGGTAGCTATTTACTTCATTCTTAAAGCAATGGGGCTTACCCAGGGCTGGACTACCAACCTAGCGCTGATTATCGTTTATTCGGCTGGTTCTGGCATGGGCTTTTATATGATGAAGGGCTTCATGGATACTATTCCAATTTCCTTAGATGAAGCTGCTTTGCTTGACGGTTGTACCCGGTGGCAAATCTTCTACATGATTATTCTCCCCATTGCCCGTCCGATGATTGTTTATCAAGCAATTATTGGCTTCCTTACCCCATGGCTAGATTTTGTACTAGCAAAAGCTATTGCCCGTACCCAGGAAAACTATACGGTTTCTTTAGGCCTGTGGAAGATGCTAGAGCGAGAATACATTTATGACTGGTTTGCTCGTTTCGCAGCTGGTGCAGTATGTATTTCTATTCCTATCGCGATCCTATTTATCGTGATGCAACGCTTCTACCAGGAATCTATGGCCGGTTCCGTTAAGGGTTAAGCTTTTTAACGCGCCCATAGGCTCTTCATAGAGCCCAGGGCGCGTTCGTGCGTTCTATATAAGATAAGTGAGTAAAAAGTGAGTACTCAGACCCCACCTGGTATTGGTCATGGCTTTGGCCTGCGTAAATTATTAATAATTGCTTCTTGGTTGGCAGGTAGCCAGATCATTGGACGCGCATTTATTGTTTTTGATGATGCAGATCTTGCAGAGCAATCGCTGGGGCTTTTAACCTGGGGTTTACTTTTTGAAGTCATCTCATGGGCGGCTGTACCCATTTTTACTTGGTACTTTGTTTATTTGATTAAACGTGGTTGTGCGTTACGTCAACTTTTTCTTTGGACAGTTGTACTTGCTGCGGTTTCTGAGATTCCTTATGACCTAGTAAGTGAGGGCTCTTTTTTCAGTTTGGCTAGCCAGAACCCAGTGTGGGCATTAGCAATGAGCATAATTTTGCTGACCGCAATTCAATATACTCAACCACTGCCGCAGTTAGCCCGGATAGTAATTCTTGTCTGCGTGTTTGCAGCTGCTGTTTTCTGGCTCATTCTGCTAAGCATCGGTGTCCGACTAGGTATTGCACCACTAGGGGTATTAGTTATCGGGTTTTTCTTTATTTTCTATTACCTATGGGATCAAGAAAACCGAATGATGCTTAGCACTGGTGGCTTTGGTGCAGTGATGTTTATGACTCCTGGTATCGGTGTGGTTTTCTTGCACTATCGGGCACCACTGATCCAGCAGGATACCCTGGTTTCTCGAATCTGGATGTGGTGTTATCCCATCGTTCTAGGGGTAGCTGGCCTGGTATTTTATTTCTTTACCTAGGCTTGAGAAAGTTCGTCGTGCGGATCAAGATCTAAAAAGACGGCTTCGTCACGACGGGTAGGTAGAACTGTGTTGATATAGTGCTCGGCGGCTTCTTGCAGGGGAACCTCGTAACCAGCCTGTTCGGAAAGATACCACTGGTTCTCAATAACCTCGTGGAACATCTGTGCCGGTTGTAGCTTGGCGGCATATTCCGTCGGAATCATAGAAATAATCGGCTCAAAAACCTTATTAAGCCATTCATGGGCTACTTGTACCTCAGCGATATTGTCTTTGCCGTTAATTGCTCGATAAGCAGCAATCGCATTAAGAATACGACGCGCCTGCCCCTCTTGAACATCCATACCAGTAAGCCGCATGAGTGCACGGTGATGGTGCCCAGCATCTACTACTCGCGGACGCATAATAAGTTTTTGTCCCTGATCGGTAGTGTCAATTTTAAGCTCCCCGACATCGAAACCCAGCTTATTAAGCTTTTCGACGCGACTTTCTACTTTCCAATACTCATCAGCATTGATTGCTTGCTCACCAGTAAGTTCATGCCAGAGCAACTCGTATTTACTTATAATTCGATTGCCAATATCAATTGTGTCAATGTCTTCGGGCAATAAAGCACCACTTTGCAGATCCATCAGCTCACCGATGATATTCACTCGCGCTATTTCTAGGTCATAAAGTCGACGAGAATCAGTAAGTTGTGGTTGTAATTCACCAGTTTCTGCATCAACGAGATAACCGGAGAAAGAATCAGCGTCACGACGAAAAAGAGTATTGGACAAGCTGACATCGCCCCAGAAGAAATTAAGCAGATGCATTCGTACTAAGAGCACAGCGAGTGAGTCGATAAGCCGGTCAGCTGTTTCAGCGCGCATAGCTTGGGAAAATACCGCACGGTAGGGGAGTGAAAACTCTAAGTGCTCCGTGACTAACGCTGCGGTAAGCTCTTCCCCATTTTCATCTTTACGTCCGGTGATAACTGCTAGCGGTTGTACCGCAGGAGCGCCAAGGCGACGCAGATCACGTAGCATTCTATATTCGTGATGGGCAGAACGCTGTCCGATTTCTTTTATTGCAATAACCATGCCTGGGATTTTGACGAAGCGCACTTCATGGCGAGAAATACCGCGCGGCAGCGCGGCAAGGAGTTCTTCAGGCCAGTCCACAAGTGGAAGGTGCCACGGTAGTCCAAGAAGTGCAGGCGCAATAGTCCCATTAGTGATGTGCATCGATGGTTGCATAAATTTTTATTCTAGTGCTTTTCAAACAAGCATGTTGTTGTGGTGTGCGTGAGAAAAAATACGTCGAAAAGCAAAAGAAGCACAGAGTCTATCTTTGACAAACTCTGTGCTTAATTAACCAACCTTAGTCTGGTAGACGATTGCCGGTCGCTTTAGAGAAGTTATGTTGTGCACCTTCGCGGATACGAACATGAACGATCGAACCAATTGGTGGCGCGCTACGAGGTGCGGTGCGGATAATAATGGTGTCAGTGGACTCATCATCTGGGTTGGCATCGGTACCAGAGCCAAGGCTACCGCCACCGGCAAGGGTGCCATACATATACGCATCAGATCCAAGCTCTTCTACTAAGCTGAGCTTGACCGGAATAGTATTTTCTTCCGTCTCACTGACTACTTCGAGAGCTTCGGGACGGAAACCAATAACAATCTTACCGTTGTCTGCTGGGGTAATCGCAGCCAAAGTAGCCTGGGAAAGCGGTACTCGAGCGCGGCCAAGAACAGCATTTGTGCCTTCGATGGTAAAAGTACCCAAGTTCATTGCTGGGGAACCAATGAACCCAGCGACGAACTCGTTGGCAGGGCGATCATAAAGCTCCCGTGGGGTGCCAATCTGCTGGAGAATACCGAATTTTAGTACGGCGATGCGATCTCCCATGGTCAAAGCTTCGGTTTGATCGTGGGTAACATACATAGTGGTGACATTCAGCTCGCGCTGGAGAGCAGCAATCTGAGTACGGGTTTGCACACGTAGCTTTGCATCCAAGTTAGACAATGGCTCGTCCATTAAGAATACCTCTGGCTTACGCACAATCGCCCGACCCATGGCGACACGCTGGCGCTGACCGCCAGAAAGAGCCTTTGGTTTGCGATCAAGGTATTCCGTGAGATCCAAGGTGCGGGCAGCCTCTTCCACGCGTGCATTGATTTCCTCTTTAGGGCGACCGTCGATTTTCAGCGCAAAGCCCATATTTTCACGCACAGTCAT
This DNA window, taken from Corynebacterium kutscheri, encodes the following:
- a CDS encoding extracellular solute-binding protein — translated: MVHTKKLIAVLGVAALGLSACSSDSSSSSASSDSSSGEKTQNVTLAVWTAQEEQSDSNSWLQTMQREFEKQNPNYNITWKNSVVPAADAGTTVNQDPSAAADVYVFANDQLGALLDSGAIGALSDDGQAQLNEQGSETMVASVTGQDGDVYGLPYEPNTWFMYYNKSKLSEDDVKSFDTMLEKARVSFPMSNSWYLPAFYAAAGATFFGEDGLDKDAGINLGDRATEVTEYLTTVVSNPNFVNDVDGAGIGGLANGNVDVVFSGAWDAKNVQEALGDNYGVASLPTYTLGGEELQLKAFSGSKAVAYNPNTANPRVASEFAAFLASSDSQLTHFELNGVIPADKTLAADSTISSDPVSVALLETVSDASILQPTFKAMSQFWDPTENFGKALVNKEVTAANAAEKIDALSTSLKQL
- a CDS encoding carbohydrate ABC transporter permease; amino-acid sequence: MTAPAIEQQEPLVVPTKPIKKQKKRGAKRSDAPSPYRISQAWSQGDIKTKLSLVIFGLGNITRKQYTKGIAFLAIELIALYAFFTKGIPALKELPSLGTGEQTRVKVDGFWTYQNSDPSVVILLGGVASVFLTLVFIWFATIALRSGYKAQVFEQKRGSARSLKEDLHALTDDDAPILLMSLPVAGILIFTVLPLVFMISMAFTSYDSNHVQKFDWVGLDNFYAVFSNEGGAVNGRLFLQVLTWTLVWAFFATFLNYFAGMVLAMIINRKTTRGKSFWRAIFSLSVAVPQFVTLLIMRSMLQPEGIINRLLQDWGLTDSALPFFTDATWARVTVILINLWVGIPYTIMQVTGILQNIPGELYEAARLDGANWWQIYRNVTLPYMLFVTTPYLITTFTANVNNFNVIYMLSGGDPTPVGASAGKTDLLITWLYKLTVDRGDYNLGAVIGIFTFIVLSVVALITYRRSGSYRNEEGFQ
- a CDS encoding sugar ABC transporter permease — its product is MTIDQDKYTTTNQRRMRRITDIVVHTFLGILAFLWIIPIVWVVAESFNANPAPYTNTFFPTEYSLDNYTKLFTDTQVLNFPKMFLNTLIIAIFTCLISVTFVMLVSYSLSRMRFSFRKVYMNIALILGMFPGIMSVVAIYFILKAMGLTQGWTTNLALIIVYSAGSGMGFYMMKGFMDTIPISLDEAALLDGCTRWQIFYMIILPIARPMIVYQAIIGFLTPWLDFVLAKAIARTQENYTVSLGLWKMLEREYIYDWFARFAAGAVCISIPIAILFIVMQRFYQESMAGSVKG
- a CDS encoding TraX family protein: MSTQTPPGIGHGFGLRKLLIIASWLAGSQIIGRAFIVFDDADLAEQSLGLLTWGLLFEVISWAAVPIFTWYFVYLIKRGCALRQLFLWTVVLAAVSEIPYDLVSEGSFFSLASQNPVWALAMSIILLTAIQYTQPLPQLARIVILVCVFAAAVFWLILLSIGVRLGIAPLGVLVIGFFFIFYYLWDQENRMMLSTGGFGAVMFMTPGIGVVFLHYRAPLIQQDTLVSRIWMWCYPIVLGVAGLVFYFFT
- a CDS encoding DUF4032 domain-containing protein encodes the protein MQPSMHITNGTIAPALLGLPWHLPLVDWPEELLAALPRGISRHEVRFVKIPGMVIAIKEIGQRSAHHEYRMLRDLRRLGAPAVQPLAVITGRKDENGEELTAALVTEHLEFSLPYRAVFSQAMRAETADRLIDSLAVLLVRMHLLNFFWGDVSLSNTLFRRDADSFSGYLVDAETGELQPQLTDSRRLYDLEIARVNIIGELMDLQSGALLPEDIDTIDIGNRIISKYELLWHELTGEQAINADEYWKVESRVEKLNKLGFDVGELKIDTTDQGQKLIMRPRVVDAGHHHRALMRLTGMDVQEGQARRILNAIAAYRAINGKDNIAEVQVAHEWLNKVFEPIISMIPTEYAAKLQPAQMFHEVIENQWYLSEQAGYEVPLQEAAEHYINTVLPTRRDEAVFLDLDPHDELSQA
- a CDS encoding ABC transporter ATP-binding protein is translated as MARVVFEKATCVYPGADKPSVDSFDIEIADGEFLVLVGPSGCGKSTTLRMLAGLEDVTSGRILIGDRDVTDMPPKDRDIAMVFQNYALYPHMTVRENMGFALKIDGRPKEEINARVEEAARTLDLTEYLDRKPKALSGGQRQRVAMGRAIVRKPEVFLMDEPLSNLDAKLRVQTRTQIAALQRELNVTTMYVTHDQTEALTMGDRIAVLKFGILQQIGTPRELYDRPANEFVAGFIGSPAMNLGTFTIEGTNAVLGRARVPLSQATLAAITPADNGKIVIGFRPEALEVVSETEENTIPVKLSLVEELGSDAYMYGTLAGGGSLGSGTDANPDDESTDTIIIRTAPRSAPPIGSIVHVRIREGAQHNFSKATGNRLPD